In Chiloscyllium punctatum isolate Juve2018m chromosome 10, sChiPun1.3, whole genome shotgun sequence, a single window of DNA contains:
- the zc3h15 gene encoding zinc finger CCCH domain-containing protein 15, whose amino-acid sequence MPPKKASSQPSKKAEQKKKEKVIEDKTFGLKNKKGAKQQKFIKTVTNQVKHGQTGGKQVPFEEKKSKKDDKKKELQELNELFKPVVVAQKISKGADPKSVVCAFFKQGQCTKGDKCKFSHDLSLERKSEKRSMYVDARDEELVKDTMENWDVRKLEEVVQKKHGDAEQKKTVIVCKYFLEAIENNKYGWFWVCPGGGDSCMYRHALPPGFVLKKNQKKEVKEEISLEDLIEKERAALGPDVTRITLETFLEWKKRKRHEKSEKALQELEKRKADFNAGKAFGVSGREVFEFRPDLISADDEEADETQYTQEQGEEIEETVQVNDIDVSRFVPIEINNTGITVSTGFERMGATHSASLPKEMSSDTDENKLAEASGGVANGSEDGKLDGELEDSHIDGVPVDENLFTGEDLDDLEEELDDLDLED is encoded by the exons ATGCCGCCCAAGAAAGCCTCGAGTCAACCCAGCAAAAAGGCTGagcagaagaaaaaagagaaggtCATCGAG GATAAGACCTTTGGTCTGAAGAACAAGAAAGGAGCAAAACAACAAAAATTTATCAAAACTGTCACCAATCAAGTCAAGCATGGACAGACGGGTGGAAAACAG GTACCCTTTGAAGAAAAGAAGTCGAAAAAAGATGATAAAAAGAAAGAACTCCAAGAGTTGAATGAACTTTTTAAACCTGTAGTAGTTGCTCAGAAGATCAGCAAAG GAGCAGATCCCAAATCTGTGGTGTGTGCTTTTTTCAAGCAAGGTCAATGTACTAAGGGTGACAAATGCAAGTTTTCACATGACCTATCATTGGAAAGGAAGAGTGAGAAGCGCAGTATGTACGTAGATGCACGGGATGAAGAGCTTGTAAAAG ACACAATGGAAAATTGGGATGTGAGAAAACTAGAAGAAGTTGTACAAAAAAAGCATGGTGATGCAGAACAGAAGAAAACTGTAATA GTATGTAAATATTTCCTTGAAGCCATAGAGAATAACAAATATGGCTGGTTCTGGGTCTGTCCTGGAGGAGGAGACAGCTGTATGTACCGCCATGCCTTACCACCAGGCTTTGTATTGAAGAAAAACCAGAAGAAAGAAGTAAAGGAAGAAATTTCACTAGAAGACTTAATAGAAAAAGAG CGAGCAGCTTTGGGGCCGGATGTAACCAGAATCACCCTAGAAACCTTCTTGGAATGGAAGAAAAGGAAGAGACATGAAAAATCAGAAAAAGCTCTGCAagaactagaaaagagaaaagcagattTTAATGCTGGCAAAGCCTTTGGT GTGAGCGGTCGTGAAGTCTTTGAATTCAGACCTGATTTGATTAGTGCCGATGATGAAGAAGCGGATGAAACGCAGTACACACAAGAACAAGGCGAAGAG ATTGAAGAGACAGTACAAGTCAATGACATTGACGTTTCCCGGTTTGTGCCAATAGAGATAAATAATACTGGCATTACAGTGTCTACTGGATTTGAACGGATGGGTGCAACACATTCTGCAAGTTTACCTAAAGAAATGTCTAGTGATACTGATG AAAATAAATTAGCTGAGGCCTCAGGCGGAGTTGCTAATGGAAGTGAAGATGGTAAGCTGGATGGGGAACTCGAAGACAGTCATATCGATGGTGTCCCTGTTGATGAAAATCTCTTCACTGGAGAAGATCTTGATGATTTAGAAGAAGAATTAGATGACTTGGATTTGGAAGATTAA